AGGTGCAGAAGCACGAGCTGCGAAATCTCGCCTAGCCCTGCAGGCCGATGCCGCGAGCCCAGATGCTGGTGAGCACGGGTACGGCGGCCTCGATCTCCTCCGGCGTTCGCCGCGGCACCCAGACCTGCGCGAACCGCTCGATCATCCCGCCGAGCACGTCCGCGGCGATCTCGGCGTCGATCTTCGGGTCGGCCTCACCGGAGGCCTGCAGGCGTCGGATGCCGGCCGCGTTGCGGTCGACGAAGCGCTTGCGGATCTCGTAGTTCATCGCGCCGGTGAAGTCGTCGTACGCCGAGACCTCGGCCATCACCGACATCATCCGCGCGTTGCGAGCGTAGGCCTCGACGTACTTGCGGTTGGCGATCTCGATCCGCTCGACCGGGTCGATCGTGCCCGAGCCCGATCGTGAGGTCTCGAACATCTCGTCGGTGACATCCTGCACCACCTCGCGGAAGATCTCGTCCTTGCTCTCGAAGTAGGTGTAGAAGGAGCCGTACGACGCGCCGGCGCGCTTGGCGATGTCGGCGATGCGCGCGTCCTTGAAGCCGGCGTCCTCGAAGACTGCGCGGGCCGCGGAGACGATCGCCGCACGCTTGCGCCGGCCGCGCTCAGTCGTCGGCGCGGCGGCATCGGCCGACTGGTCGGGCGTCGTCGCGGTCATCGCGCACCCCTTTCTGCCTGGTCGTCGTTTGAGAATATCGGAAACTTGACAAGGTTGTCATGTTTGGTGAGACTGCGAGTCGTCACTAGCGCCCAGTGCGAGAGGAGGCGTGGATGCCGCCGATCGCATCGCGCCTGAACGCCCGGTCCGAGCAGTACGCCGCCAATCGCGAAGCAATGATCCTAGCCCTCGATGAGGTTCAGGACGCCCAGCGGCAGGTCTTAGCCGGCGGCGGAGAGAAGTACGTCGAGCGCCATCGAAAGCGCGGCAAGCTGCTGGCCCGCGAGCGCGTCGAGCTGCTGATCGACCCTGGCTCTGCGCTGCTGGAGCTCTCACCATTGGCCGGCTGGGGCACCGAACACCCCCTCGGCGGCGGGCTGGTCACCGCGATCGGCGTGGTCGAGGGCACCGAGTGCATGATCATGGCCAACGACCCGACCATCCGCGGCGGCAGTCAGAGCCCGGTCAGCGTGCAGAAGGCGCTGCGCGGCTATGAGATCGCCCGGATCAACCGGCTGCCGCTGATCAACCTGACCGAGTCCGGCGGCGCCGACCTGCCGTTTCAGTCGCAGATCTTCGTGCCCGGCGGCGCGTCGTTCAAGGAGATCAGCCGGCTGTCCAAGGAGGGCGTGCCGACGATCGCACTGGTCTTCGGCAGCAGCACCGCCGGCGGCGCCTACGTGCCCGGCATGTCCGACTACACCGTCTTCGTCAAGGGCGGGGCGCAGGTCTTCCTCGGCGGTCCGCCGCTGGTCAAGATGGCCACCAACGAGGACGCCGACGAGGAGACTCTCGGTGGTGCGGAGATGCACGCGCGCCAGTCCGGGCTCGCGGACTACCTCGCCAGGGACGAGTACGACGCCATCCGGATCGGGCGCGAGATCATGCGCCACCTGCGCCACGCCCGCCCGGCACCGCTGCGGATGGTCGGGGCTGAGCCGGCGTACGACGTCGAGGAGATGCTCGGCATCCCCTCAGCCGACCCGCGTACGCCGTACGACATCCGCGAGGTCATCGCGCGCAGCGTCGACGCCTCGGAGTTCGAGGAGTTCAAGCCGCTCTACGGCGCCAACCTGGTCTGCGGCTGGGCGCGGCTGCACGGGCAGGACATCGGCATCCTGGCCAACAACGGCATCCTGTTTTCTGAGGAGTCGCAGAAGGGCGCGCACTTCATCCAGCTGTCAAACCAGCAGTCGATCCCGCTGCTGTTTATCCACAACATCACCGGCTTCATGGTCGGCACCCGCTACGAGCAAGGCGGCATCATCAAGGACGGATCGAAACTCATCAATGCAGTGTCGAACTCCAGCGTGCCGCACTACTCGCTGATGGTGGGCAACTCCTACGGCGCCGGCAACTACGCGATGAGCGGGCGCGCCTATGACCCGCGCTTTGTCTTCAGCTGGCCCAGCCACAAGATCGCCGTCATGGGTGGCAAGCAGCTGGCCGGCGTACTGTCCATCGTCCGGCAAAACGCGGCCAAAGCTGCCGGCAAGGAGCTGGATGAGAAGGAGGACGCCGCGATCCGCCAGGCCGTCGAGGCGCAGATCGACAAAGAATCGACAGCCCTCTATGCCACCGGTCAGATCTGGGACGACGGGCTGATCGACCCGCGCGACACCCGTACCGTGCTGGGCATCGCGATGTCGGCAGCCCGCGGCAACCCCACCGACAGCGACCGCGGCTACGCCGCCTTCCGGATGTGAGCGCAAAATGATCACCCGCATTCTGGTAGCCAACCGCGGCGAGGTCGTCAGCCGCGTCGCCCGCACCGCCTCATCGATGGGCATCACCACCGTCGGGGTGTACGCCGACAGCGACGCCGAGGCGCGCTACCTCGATGACGTCGACATCGCGGTCGCGCTGGGTGACGACCAGGCCAGCTCGCCGTATCTCGACATATCGAAGCTGATCGATGCTGCGCGTCGGACGGGGGCGGACGCCGTACACCCCGGCTATGGGTTCCTCGCCGAGAACGCCGACTTCGCCCGCGCCGTGGCCGATGCCGGGCTCACGTGGATCGGACCGCCGCCGGCGGCCATCGAGTCGATGGGCTCGAAGATCGAGGCAAAGAAGATCGCCGCGGATGCGGGCGTCGAGGTGCTCGATGGGGTCACGGTCACCGACGACTCGCCCGCCGTGTTGGACGCGATTCGCGCCCTGCCGCTGCCGCTGCTGGTGAAGCCATCGGCTGGAGGCGGAGGCAAGGGCATGGTGCTGGTCGAGGACCACACCGAGCTCGAACGAGCACTGCAGTCCGCCCGCCGCGGAGCGGAGGCCGCGTTTGGCGACGGGGCGCTGTTTGTCGAGCATTACTTCGCGGCACCACGACACGTCGAGGTCCAGATCCTGGCCGACTCCCACGGTCGGGTCATCGCCCTCGGCGATCGCGACTGCTCGGTGCAGCGGCGCCACCAGAAGATCGTCGAAGAGGCACCCGCGTTGCCCACCGCGCCGCCGGAGAGTCGCGAGCAGATGCAGCAGGCGGCAGTCGAGCTGGCCCGCCACATCGGCTACACCGGTGCCGGCACCGTCGAGTTCCTGGCCTTCGACGGCGGCTATGCGTTCCTGGAGATGAACACGCGCCTGCAGGTCGAGCACGCGGTGACCGAAGAGATCACCGGCATCGACCTCGTCGAGTGGCAGATCCGCATTGCCCGCGGCGAGGCGCTGGATGTCGATCCAGAAGCCCGCGGGCACAGCATCGAAGTTCGTCTATATGCCGAGGATCCGGCGAACGACTACCTCCCCTCCCCGGGCGTGATTACCGAATGGGCGCACACCGATGTCCCCGGCGTGCGGTGGGAAGAAGGAGTCGAGACCGGCAGCCGCGTCAGCACCCGCTACGACCCGATGATCGCCAAGATCGTCGCGTACGGCGCCGATCGCGACGAAGCGATCGCGCGGCTCCGCGCCGCGCTGCGCGGGTTGCAGGTCAGCGGCATCAAGACCAACCGCGACCTGCTGCTCGGCGTACTCGGCGATGACGAGTTCACCGGTGGACCGGTCGGCACCGACTTCCTGGAGCGACGCGACGAGCTGCTGAAGCCCGAGCCCGACACAGCGGTGGTCGAACGCGCGGCAATCGCCACCGCGATCCACCGGCTGCTGCTGACCGGTAGCGAGCGCGAGGTGCAGCCGTTTGCTCCGGTCGGCTGGCGCAACCTGCCCAGTCAGGACCAGCTGACGACGCTGCGTACCAACGGCTCGGAGCTCGTCGTGCACGCTAGGCGTGAGCGCGACGGCACGTGGCGCGCCGGAATCGACGGCGCCGACCAGCGGGTCGTCGTACGCCGCCACACCACTGAAGCGATTGCACTGGAGATCGACGGGCTGCGCACCAGGTTCGCCGTC
The nucleotide sequence above comes from Epidermidibacterium keratini. Encoded proteins:
- a CDS encoding acyl-CoA carboxylase subunit beta, translated to MPPIASRLNARSEQYAANREAMILALDEVQDAQRQVLAGGGEKYVERHRKRGKLLARERVELLIDPGSALLELSPLAGWGTEHPLGGGLVTAIGVVEGTECMIMANDPTIRGGSQSPVSVQKALRGYEIARINRLPLINLTESGGADLPFQSQIFVPGGASFKEISRLSKEGVPTIALVFGSSTAGGAYVPGMSDYTVFVKGGAQVFLGGPPLVKMATNEDADEETLGGAEMHARQSGLADYLARDEYDAIRIGREIMRHLRHARPAPLRMVGAEPAYDVEEMLGIPSADPRTPYDIREVIARSVDASEFEEFKPLYGANLVCGWARLHGQDIGILANNGILFSEESQKGAHFIQLSNQQSIPLLFIHNITGFMVGTRYEQGGIIKDGSKLINAVSNSSVPHYSLMVGNSYGAGNYAMSGRAYDPRFVFSWPSHKIAVMGGKQLAGVLSIVRQNAAKAAGKELDEKEDAAIRQAVEAQIDKESTALYATGQIWDDGLIDPRDTRTVLGIAMSAARGNPTDSDRGYAAFRM
- a CDS encoding ATP-binding protein, giving the protein MITRILVANRGEVVSRVARTASSMGITTVGVYADSDAEARYLDDVDIAVALGDDQASSPYLDISKLIDAARRTGADAVHPGYGFLAENADFARAVADAGLTWIGPPPAAIESMGSKIEAKKIAADAGVEVLDGVTVTDDSPAVLDAIRALPLPLLVKPSAGGGGKGMVLVEDHTELERALQSARRGAEAAFGDGALFVEHYFAAPRHVEVQILADSHGRVIALGDRDCSVQRRHQKIVEEAPALPTAPPESREQMQQAAVELARHIGYTGAGTVEFLAFDGGYAFLEMNTRLQVEHAVTEEITGIDLVEWQIRIARGEALDVDPEARGHSIEVRLYAEDPANDYLPSPGVITEWAHTDVPGVRWEEGVETGSRVSTRYDPMIAKIVAYGADRDEAIARLRAALRGLQVSGIKTNRDLLLGVLGDDEFTGGPVGTDFLERRDELLKPEPDTAVVERAAIATAIHRLLLTGSEREVQPFAPVGWRNLPSQDQLTTLRTNGSELVVHARRERDGTWRAGIDGADQRVVVRRHTTEAIALEIDGLRTRFAVADSGQHTTVQTPDGAVEFTALTGIEADEEAGLAGNVLAPLPGLVVSLEVAVGDTVELGDALVVLEAMKMEHRLEATGPGKVTEVLVAVGDSVDYQAPLVVVEED
- a CDS encoding TetR/AcrR family transcriptional regulator, which gives rise to MTATTPDQSADAAAPTTERGRRKRAAIVSAARAVFEDAGFKDARIADIAKRAGASYGSFYTYFESKDEIFREVVQDVTDEMFETSRSGSGTIDPVERIEIANRKYVEAYARNARMMSVMAEVSAYDDFTGAMNYEIRKRFVDRNAAGIRRLQASGEADPKIDAEIAADVLGGMIERFAQVWVPRRTPEEIEAAVPVLTSIWARGIGLQG